In Procambarus clarkii isolate CNS0578487 chromosome 53, FALCON_Pclarkii_2.0, whole genome shotgun sequence, the following proteins share a genomic window:
- the LOC138352489 gene encoding chloride intracellular channel protein 6-like, whose amino-acid sequence MVAAAGMVAAAGMVAAAGMVAAAGMVAAAGMVAAAGMVAAAGMVAAAGMVAAAGMVAAAGMVAAAAGMVTAAGIVAAAGMVAAGRGSGSWQRVVAAGRGSGSWQRVVAAGRGSGSWQRVVAAGDDKIEGNYQGESAKPLRLYSTGKRSGKELVMGRGEGMVPNHLGRSGMNVDLHEARPSLYRPAQVVAQGDDRDGGMGDDKVESYCT is encoded by the coding sequence atggtggcggcggcggggatGGTGGCGGCAGCGGGGATGGTGGCGGCAGCGGggatggtggcggcggcggggatggtggcggcggcggggatGGTGGCGGCAGCGGggatggtggcggcggcggggatggtggcggcggcggggatggtggcggcggcggggatggtggcggcggcggggatggtggcggcggcggcggggatGGTGACGGCGGCGGgaatagtggcggcggcgggaaTGGTGGCAGCGGGTCGTGGCAGCGGGTCGTGGCAGCGGGTCGTGGCAGCGGGTCGTGGCAGCGGGTCGTGGCAGCGGGTCGTGGCAGCGGGTCGTGGCAGCGGGTCGTGGCAGCGGGTCGTGGCAGCGGGTGATGACAAaatagaagggaactatcagggagaaagcgccaagccattacgactatatagcactgggaagcggTCAGGAAAAGAATTAGTGATGGgccgaggggaaggaatggtgcccaaccaccttggacggtcggggatgaacgtcgacctgcatgaagcgagaccgtcgctctaccgtccagcccaagtagttgcacAGGGTGATGACAGGGATGGTGGAATGGGTGATGACAAGGTGGAGAGTTATTGTACATAA